One window of the Klebsiella sp. WP3-W18-ESBL-02 genome contains the following:
- a CDS encoding cold-shock protein, which yields MNGTITTWFKDKGFGFIKDENGDNRYFHVIKVANPELIKKDAAVTFEPTTNNKGLSAYAVKVIPDSKYIYIAGEKLKLTSIKSFVVYSEEVPAETRVDKENAVLSVGLLMNSIRPKSEAKPGEMRSLKKLAITTFQGTTLIFSEDEIDIDATIKLLKI from the coding sequence ATGAACGGAACAATCACAACGTGGTTTAAAGATAAAGGTTTTGGATTTATCAAAGATGAAAATGGCGACAACCGCTATTTTCACGTGATTAAGGTTGCCAACCCTGAGCTGATAAAAAAAGATGCAGCCGTCACTTTTGAACCGACCACCAATAATAAAGGCCTGTCGGCCTATGCGGTGAAGGTGATACCGGATAGCAAGTACATCTACATTGCAGGCGAAAAGCTGAAGCTGACGTCAATCAAATCTTTCGTGGTCTACAGCGAAGAGGTGCCCGCTGAGACGCGTGTCGATAAAGAGAATGCGGTGCTGTCGGTTGGCCTGCTGATGAACAGTATCCGCCCGAAATCAGAAGCGAAGCCCGGCGAAATGCGCTCTCTGAAAAAGCTGGCGATCACGACCTTCCAGGGGACGACGCTGATTTTCTCGGAAGATGAGATCGATATTGACGCCACGATAAAGCTGCTTAAAATCTAA
- a CDS encoding RluA family pseudouridine synthase, translating into MSTILDTFIAPPCDKQIEIRYQDEYLVIINKPSGLLSLSGKNPLNFDSVHYRLTQRFPGCTLVHRLDFGTSGLMVVARNKAINAALSQQFSQRTVSKAYSALLCGHLSHDEGLIDAPIAKDPARFPLMSISTANGKPARSRYRVLSRFCQEQENGSALPLTRVHLLPETGRTHQLRIHCQLLGHPILGCNLYGGLLLPGTERTPRLMLHASELRFVHPVTLEHINAHCASPF; encoded by the coding sequence ATGTCTACCATTCTCGATACCTTTATTGCGCCACCCTGCGATAAGCAGATTGAAATACGCTATCAGGACGAATACCTGGTGATTATCAATAAACCCAGCGGGCTGCTCAGCCTGTCGGGGAAGAATCCGTTAAATTTTGATTCCGTGCACTACCGTCTGACGCAGCGCTTTCCGGGCTGTACCCTGGTGCATCGCCTGGATTTCGGGACCTCCGGGCTGATGGTGGTGGCGCGAAATAAGGCCATCAACGCGGCGCTCAGCCAGCAGTTCAGCCAGCGGACGGTCAGCAAGGCCTACAGCGCTCTGCTCTGCGGGCACCTGAGCCATGACGAGGGGCTGATTGACGCACCCATCGCCAAAGACCCGGCACGTTTTCCCCTGATGTCGATTTCCACCGCCAACGGTAAGCCCGCGCGCTCGCGCTATCGCGTGCTGTCGCGTTTCTGCCAGGAGCAGGAAAACGGCAGCGCGCTGCCGCTCACCCGGGTACATCTGCTGCCGGAAACCGGGCGTACCCATCAGCTCCGTATCCACTGCCAGCTGCTGGGCCACCCGATACTAGGCTGCAATCTGTATGGCGGCCTTCTGCTTCCAGGCACCGAACGGACGCCGCGGCTGATGCTGCACGCCAGCGAGCTGCGTTTTGTCCATCCCGTCACTTTGGAACATATCAACGCCCACTGCGCGAGCCCGTTTTGA
- a CDS encoding DUF2058 domain-containing protein: MTKLTLQEQMLKAGLVTSKKMAKVQRTAKKSRVQAREAREAVEENKKAQLERDKQLSEQQKQATLSKEYKAQVKQLIEMNRITIARGDINFNFTDNNVIKKLVVDKPTQTQLINGRLAIARLATNAAGESEYAIIPAIVADKIAQRDTSSIVLHSALSQDVQDEDDPYADFKIPDDLMW; this comes from the coding sequence ATGACCAAACTGACCTTACAAGAGCAGATGCTAAAAGCCGGGCTCGTCACCAGCAAGAAAATGGCCAAAGTACAAAGAACGGCTAAAAAGTCGCGCGTTCAGGCTCGTGAGGCCAGAGAAGCGGTGGAAGAGAATAAAAAGGCCCAGCTGGAGCGCGATAAGCAGCTGAGCGAACAGCAAAAGCAGGCGACGCTGTCTAAAGAGTATAAAGCGCAGGTGAAGCAACTGATTGAGATGAACCGCATCACTATTGCCCGGGGGGATATCAACTTTAACTTCACCGATAATAACGTGATCAAAAAGCTGGTGGTGGATAAACCGACGCAGACTCAGCTGATTAACGGCCGTCTGGCGATTGCACGCCTGGCGACGAATGCGGCTGGGGAAAGTGAGTACGCGATCATTCCGGCGATTGTCGCGGATAAAATTGCCCAGCGTGATACCAGCAGCATCGTACTGCACAGTGCGCTAAGTCAGGATGTGCAGGATGAAGACGATCCGTACGCTGATTTTAAAATCCCTGACGATCTGATGTGGTAA